The following proteins come from a genomic window of Pseudochaenichthys georgianus chromosome 19, fPseGeo1.2, whole genome shotgun sequence:
- the asb3 gene encoding ankyrin repeat and SOCS box protein 3 isoform X3, which translates to MDFTEGYGDTVSRVAAAARSGCRKQVRRLIKRGFSVDCRDNRGWNALHEAAAAGSKECVQDILSAGGGSSGGASDYVNSLTHEGQSACYLAAQRGHLAAVRLLLKAHSDINQLTNNLSCPLYAAVDSGHTAVVELLVSRGAEVNRTHTSSCWTCLHQAVYKGHSDIVRVLANRSNLEAPDDHKISPLFVAAQYGQQECLEILVNAGANVNTQAADLATPLLIASQEGHQGCVDLLLDHGADPNISCSREWPQLPIHAAVEFGHIGVLKRLIAATDRVCDQGEGMVSPLYVALQYDQSDSVEMLLREGYSPDAQDCTDILDIRSPLCMTLCRTSNEPKSELLIAAGARWSEEDWMYALATDKTDLLQLILKHRWIPRQDAATRKCSAPHHPGKTVLKLPEVRDLLCVALNQVHFAACWLPLLLKAGLEPSLLLQPHMLEQADGEVLNYLLDFVNWSTLSPALKHILDRRRAEKTWEPCPHFDSVPCLSHMCRLQVRVVLGSDSLMGTDVVERLPVPSLLSGFLQFRDISEPLYTHSPQSSPLSERIHEYERTHQHRHVL; encoded by the exons ATGGACTTCACAGAGGGCTATGGAGACACAGTGTCCAGAGTTGCTGCTGCAGCTCGCTCAGGGTGTAGGAAGCAGGTCAGGAGGCTGATAAAGAGAGGTTTCAGTGTGGACTGCAGAGACAACCGCGGCTGGAATGCTCTACACGAGGCGGCAGCTGCTGGCAGCAAGGAGTGTGTGCAGGACATTCTGTCTGCTGGGGGCG GCTCGTCTGGTGGTGCCAGTGACTACGTGAACTCTTTGACCCATGAGGGGCAGTCTGCTTGCTACCTGGCAGCACAGCGTGGACACCTGGCAGCGGTCCGACTCCTCCTGAAGGCGCACTCCGACATCAACCAGCTAACAAACAACCTGTCCTGTCCTTTGTATGCAG CTGTAGACAGCGGGCACACGGCGGTTGTAGAGCTGCTGGTCAGCAGAGGTGCAGAGGTCAACAGAACACACACCTCGTCCTGCTGGACCTGCCTGCATCAGGCTGTTTATAAG GGTCACAGTGATATTGTGCGCGTTCTGGCCAATAGGAGCAACCTGGAGGCCCCAGATGACCACAAGATCTCCCCGCTCTTTGTGGCGGCACAGTATGGACAGCAGGAATGTCTGGAAATTCTTGTAAATGCTG GTGCCAATGTGAACACCCAGGCAGCTGATCTGGCCACGCCGCTGCTGATCGCCTCTCAGGAGGGCCACCAGGGGTGTGTGGATCTCCTGTTGGACCACGGGGCCGATCCCAACATATCCTGCAGTCGTGAATGGCCCCAGCTTCCTATTCATGCCGCTGTTGAGTTTGGACACATCGG TGTCCTCAAGAGGCTGATAGCTGCCACAGATCGTGTGTGTGACCAAGGGGAAGGCATGGTGAGTCCACTGTATGTGGCCCTGCAGTACGATCAGAGCGACAGTGTGGAGATGCTCCTGAGGGAAGGTTACAGCCCAGATGCCCAGGACTGCACTGACATCCTGGACATCCGTTCCCCGCTCTGCATGACCTTGTGTCGCACATCCAACGAGCCAAAGAG TGAATTGCTGATAGCTGCAGGAGCAAGATGGAGTGAGGAGGACTGGATGTATGCCTTGGCCACGGACAAAACAGACCTGCTGCAACTGATACTGAAGCACAGATGGATCCCTCGGCAGGATGCTGCGACCAGGAAGTGCTCTGCACCGCATCATCCTGGGAAAACTGTGTTAAAGCTGCCGGAAGTGAGGGACCTGCTCTGTGTGGCTCTAAACCAAGTACACTTTGCCGCCTGCTGGCTTCCTCTGCTACTGAAGGCAGGACTGGAACCTTCCTTGCTGCTTCAGCCCCACAT GTTGGAGCAGGCAGACGGTGAGGTGCTGAACTACCTGCTAGACTTTGTGAACTGGTCGACTCTATCTCCCGCTTTGAAACATATTCTGGATCGAAGACGAGCAGAGAAGACCTGGGAACCATGTCCTCATTTTG ACTCCGTCCCCTGCCTCTCCCACATGTGTCGGCTGCAGGTCAGGGTGGTGCTGGGGTCAGATTCACTGATGGGAACGGATGTCGTGGAGCGGCTCCCTGTGCCCTCCCTGCTTAGTGGCTTCCTCCAATTCAGAGACATTTCGGAACCTTTGTACACACACTCGCCACAATCATCTCCACTTTCAGAACGCATACATGAATATGAGAGGACACACCAACACCGGCATGTTCTGTAA
- the asb3 gene encoding ankyrin repeat and SOCS box protein 3 isoform X2 → MSSIPDTILGMDFTEGYGDTVSRVAAAARSGCRKQVRRLIKRGFSVDCRDNRGWNALHEAAAAGSKECVQDILSAGGGSSGGASDYVNSLTHEGQSACYLAAQRGHLAAVRLLLKAHSDINQLTNNLSCPLYAAVDSGHTAVVELLVSRGAEVNRTHTSSCWTCLHQAVYKGHSDIVRVLANRSNLEAPDDHKISPLFVAAQYGQQECLEILVNAGANVNTQAADLATPLLIASQEGHQGCVDLLLDHGADPNISCSREWPQLPIHAAVEFGHIGVLKRLIAATDRVCDQGEGMVSPLYVALQYDQSDSVEMLLREGYSPDAQDCTDILDIRSPLCMTLCRTSNEPKSELLIAAGARWSEEDWMYALATDKTDLLQLILKHRWIPRQDAATRKCSAPHHPGKTVLKLPEVRDLLCVALNQVHFAACWLPLLLKAGLEPSLLLQPHMLEQADGEVLNYLLDFVNWSTLSPALKHILDRRRAEKTWEPCPHFDSVPCLSHMCRLQVRVVLGSDSLMGTDVVERLPVPSLLSGFLQFRDISEPLYTHSPQSSPLSERIHEYERTHQHRHVL, encoded by the exons ATGTCAAGCATCCCGGATACTATTTTG GGGATGGACTTCACAGAGGGCTATGGAGACACAGTGTCCAGAGTTGCTGCTGCAGCTCGCTCAGGGTGTAGGAAGCAGGTCAGGAGGCTGATAAAGAGAGGTTTCAGTGTGGACTGCAGAGACAACCGCGGCTGGAATGCTCTACACGAGGCGGCAGCTGCTGGCAGCAAGGAGTGTGTGCAGGACATTCTGTCTGCTGGGGGCG GCTCGTCTGGTGGTGCCAGTGACTACGTGAACTCTTTGACCCATGAGGGGCAGTCTGCTTGCTACCTGGCAGCACAGCGTGGACACCTGGCAGCGGTCCGACTCCTCCTGAAGGCGCACTCCGACATCAACCAGCTAACAAACAACCTGTCCTGTCCTTTGTATGCAG CTGTAGACAGCGGGCACACGGCGGTTGTAGAGCTGCTGGTCAGCAGAGGTGCAGAGGTCAACAGAACACACACCTCGTCCTGCTGGACCTGCCTGCATCAGGCTGTTTATAAG GGTCACAGTGATATTGTGCGCGTTCTGGCCAATAGGAGCAACCTGGAGGCCCCAGATGACCACAAGATCTCCCCGCTCTTTGTGGCGGCACAGTATGGACAGCAGGAATGTCTGGAAATTCTTGTAAATGCTG GTGCCAATGTGAACACCCAGGCAGCTGATCTGGCCACGCCGCTGCTGATCGCCTCTCAGGAGGGCCACCAGGGGTGTGTGGATCTCCTGTTGGACCACGGGGCCGATCCCAACATATCCTGCAGTCGTGAATGGCCCCAGCTTCCTATTCATGCCGCTGTTGAGTTTGGACACATCGG TGTCCTCAAGAGGCTGATAGCTGCCACAGATCGTGTGTGTGACCAAGGGGAAGGCATGGTGAGTCCACTGTATGTGGCCCTGCAGTACGATCAGAGCGACAGTGTGGAGATGCTCCTGAGGGAAGGTTACAGCCCAGATGCCCAGGACTGCACTGACATCCTGGACATCCGTTCCCCGCTCTGCATGACCTTGTGTCGCACATCCAACGAGCCAAAGAG TGAATTGCTGATAGCTGCAGGAGCAAGATGGAGTGAGGAGGACTGGATGTATGCCTTGGCCACGGACAAAACAGACCTGCTGCAACTGATACTGAAGCACAGATGGATCCCTCGGCAGGATGCTGCGACCAGGAAGTGCTCTGCACCGCATCATCCTGGGAAAACTGTGTTAAAGCTGCCGGAAGTGAGGGACCTGCTCTGTGTGGCTCTAAACCAAGTACACTTTGCCGCCTGCTGGCTTCCTCTGCTACTGAAGGCAGGACTGGAACCTTCCTTGCTGCTTCAGCCCCACAT GTTGGAGCAGGCAGACGGTGAGGTGCTGAACTACCTGCTAGACTTTGTGAACTGGTCGACTCTATCTCCCGCTTTGAAACATATTCTGGATCGAAGACGAGCAGAGAAGACCTGGGAACCATGTCCTCATTTTG ACTCCGTCCCCTGCCTCTCCCACATGTGTCGGCTGCAGGTCAGGGTGGTGCTGGGGTCAGATTCACTGATGGGAACGGATGTCGTGGAGCGGCTCCCTGTGCCCTCCCTGCTTAGTGGCTTCCTCCAATTCAGAGACATTTCGGAACCTTTGTACACACACTCGCCACAATCATCTCCACTTTCAGAACGCATACATGAATATGAGAGGACACACCAACACCGGCATGTTCTGTAA
- the asb3 gene encoding ankyrin repeat and SOCS box protein 3 isoform X1, translating to MSSIPDTILQGMDFTEGYGDTVSRVAAAARSGCRKQVRRLIKRGFSVDCRDNRGWNALHEAAAAGSKECVQDILSAGGGSSGGASDYVNSLTHEGQSACYLAAQRGHLAAVRLLLKAHSDINQLTNNLSCPLYAAVDSGHTAVVELLVSRGAEVNRTHTSSCWTCLHQAVYKGHSDIVRVLANRSNLEAPDDHKISPLFVAAQYGQQECLEILVNAGANVNTQAADLATPLLIASQEGHQGCVDLLLDHGADPNISCSREWPQLPIHAAVEFGHIGVLKRLIAATDRVCDQGEGMVSPLYVALQYDQSDSVEMLLREGYSPDAQDCTDILDIRSPLCMTLCRTSNEPKSELLIAAGARWSEEDWMYALATDKTDLLQLILKHRWIPRQDAATRKCSAPHHPGKTVLKLPEVRDLLCVALNQVHFAACWLPLLLKAGLEPSLLLQPHMLEQADGEVLNYLLDFVNWSTLSPALKHILDRRRAEKTWEPCPHFDSVPCLSHMCRLQVRVVLGSDSLMGTDVVERLPVPSLLSGFLQFRDISEPLYTHSPQSSPLSERIHEYERTHQHRHVL from the exons ATGTCAAGCATCCCGGATACTATTTTG CAGGGGATGGACTTCACAGAGGGCTATGGAGACACAGTGTCCAGAGTTGCTGCTGCAGCTCGCTCAGGGTGTAGGAAGCAGGTCAGGAGGCTGATAAAGAGAGGTTTCAGTGTGGACTGCAGAGACAACCGCGGCTGGAATGCTCTACACGAGGCGGCAGCTGCTGGCAGCAAGGAGTGTGTGCAGGACATTCTGTCTGCTGGGGGCG GCTCGTCTGGTGGTGCCAGTGACTACGTGAACTCTTTGACCCATGAGGGGCAGTCTGCTTGCTACCTGGCAGCACAGCGTGGACACCTGGCAGCGGTCCGACTCCTCCTGAAGGCGCACTCCGACATCAACCAGCTAACAAACAACCTGTCCTGTCCTTTGTATGCAG CTGTAGACAGCGGGCACACGGCGGTTGTAGAGCTGCTGGTCAGCAGAGGTGCAGAGGTCAACAGAACACACACCTCGTCCTGCTGGACCTGCCTGCATCAGGCTGTTTATAAG GGTCACAGTGATATTGTGCGCGTTCTGGCCAATAGGAGCAACCTGGAGGCCCCAGATGACCACAAGATCTCCCCGCTCTTTGTGGCGGCACAGTATGGACAGCAGGAATGTCTGGAAATTCTTGTAAATGCTG GTGCCAATGTGAACACCCAGGCAGCTGATCTGGCCACGCCGCTGCTGATCGCCTCTCAGGAGGGCCACCAGGGGTGTGTGGATCTCCTGTTGGACCACGGGGCCGATCCCAACATATCCTGCAGTCGTGAATGGCCCCAGCTTCCTATTCATGCCGCTGTTGAGTTTGGACACATCGG TGTCCTCAAGAGGCTGATAGCTGCCACAGATCGTGTGTGTGACCAAGGGGAAGGCATGGTGAGTCCACTGTATGTGGCCCTGCAGTACGATCAGAGCGACAGTGTGGAGATGCTCCTGAGGGAAGGTTACAGCCCAGATGCCCAGGACTGCACTGACATCCTGGACATCCGTTCCCCGCTCTGCATGACCTTGTGTCGCACATCCAACGAGCCAAAGAG TGAATTGCTGATAGCTGCAGGAGCAAGATGGAGTGAGGAGGACTGGATGTATGCCTTGGCCACGGACAAAACAGACCTGCTGCAACTGATACTGAAGCACAGATGGATCCCTCGGCAGGATGCTGCGACCAGGAAGTGCTCTGCACCGCATCATCCTGGGAAAACTGTGTTAAAGCTGCCGGAAGTGAGGGACCTGCTCTGTGTGGCTCTAAACCAAGTACACTTTGCCGCCTGCTGGCTTCCTCTGCTACTGAAGGCAGGACTGGAACCTTCCTTGCTGCTTCAGCCCCACAT GTTGGAGCAGGCAGACGGTGAGGTGCTGAACTACCTGCTAGACTTTGTGAACTGGTCGACTCTATCTCCCGCTTTGAAACATATTCTGGATCGAAGACGAGCAGAGAAGACCTGGGAACCATGTCCTCATTTTG ACTCCGTCCCCTGCCTCTCCCACATGTGTCGGCTGCAGGTCAGGGTGGTGCTGGGGTCAGATTCACTGATGGGAACGGATGTCGTGGAGCGGCTCCCTGTGCCCTCCCTGCTTAGTGGCTTCCTCCAATTCAGAGACATTTCGGAACCTTTGTACACACACTCGCCACAATCATCTCCACTTTCAGAACGCATACATGAATATGAGAGGACACACCAACACCGGCATGTTCTGTAA